A segment of the Desulfonatronovibrio hydrogenovorans DSM 9292 genome:
ATTTACCCTGATCTGACAGGCAAAGCAATGACTTTAAAACACCTCATGTTTGGGTTGATATTTTTTCTGATACTCTTTTTTTTCGGCTGTGACAACACCAATCAGGAATTAACGGGCAACCTGCAAAAAGATGGGGAAGATGGCTCCAAAGTCCAGGCTTTTTCTGACAGAACTCCTGACTTTGGAGGGCGGATCATCATGGGGGCCACTGGTGAGCCCAGCAACCTGATTCCTCCTCTGGCTTCGGACAGTGCATCAAGCGATATCAATGCCCATCTTTATGTTGCTCCCCTTAGATATAACAAGGATATTGAGCTGGTAAAGTGGGCTGCAGAAGAACTGGAAATAAGAGATGAAGGAAAAAAAATCTTCATCCGGCTGAAACCCGGTATCAGATGGTTCGACGGGCAGGAACTGACAGCCAAGGATGTTCTTTTTACTTATGAAATGATGATCGATCCAGCCACACCCACGGCTTATGCCCAGGATTATCTGGCCATCAAAGAGCTTCGGGTTCTGGACAGGTATTCTTTTGAAGCGGTTTATGATCAACCCTTTGCCAGGTCTCTGGTAACCTGGGCCCTTCCGATTCTGCCCAGGCACGTGCTTGAGGGAGAGGACTTGCTGGACACCAGATACAGTCGAAATCCGGTTGGTGCTGGCCCTTATCGTCTCCATCGCTGGGATGCCGGCCGGCAGCTTGTCCTCAGGGCGAATCCAGACTATTTTGAGGGCAGACCGCGCATTGACGAGGTTGTCTACAGGATTGTTCCAGACCTGGCCACCATGTTCCTTGAGCTTAAGTCCGGCAACCTGGACATGATGAATCTTACTCCCCAGCAGCATCTTTTTCAGACCGTAGATGATTACTGGCAAAGAAATTTTCAGAAATTCAGCTACCTCACTTCCGGATACACATACCTGGGTTATAACCTCAGGCATCCTTTTTTTTCCAGTACCCGGGTCAGACAGGCCCTGGTTCACGCCATAGACAAGGATGAAATCGTCAGAGGAGTTCTTCTTGGGGAGGGGGTTCCAACTATTGGGCCTTATATGCCCGGGACCTGGGTATATAATGACCAAATCAAAGATTACCCCTATGATCCACAAAAGGCCCTGGACATACTGGCTGAAGAGGGATGGACCATGAATGACAGGGGGGTTTTGGAAAAGGACGGGACAAGGTTTGAGTTCACCATTTTGACCAACCAGGGCAATGACCTGAGGATTCGAACAGCAACCATACTTCAGCACCGTCTGGCTGCCATCGGCATAAAGGTCAGGATCAGGACTGTTGAATGGGCCACATTTATTCGGGAGTTTGTGGATAAAGGACGGTTTGACGCAATCCTGCTTGGCTGGAGTACACCCCAGGACCCGGATATGTATAATGTCTGGCACTCTTCTCAGGCTGTGGAGAATGGGCTTAACTTCATTGGTTTTAAAAATGACCGGGTGGATGAACTTCTGGAAAAGGGCAGAACAAGTTTTGACCTTGAGGTCCGGAAAACGGCCTATGATGAAATCCAGGAAATTTTACATTATGAGCAGCCGTATATGTTTTTGTTTGTTTCCAATGCTCTGCCTGTTGTTCAGGGCAGATTCACGGGGATTGAGCCGGCTCCGGCCGGGATTATGCACAATTTCAGGGACTGGTGGGTTCCTAGAGAGCTGCAGAGGTTTTCACTCCAGCCGGCTATGCTCAAGTAATGATGGGAAAAGATAAAATAGTGGTCGAGTGAGTATGTATTCCAAGCTTCAGGAACTCCCGCCGAAATGGGCCAGATTTTGCCTGAATATCCAGTCCTGCATGGAAGAAATGACTGGCCAGCCCATTAAGGACAGCCATCTGCTTATTGCCTTTTCAGCAGGACCTGATTCCATGGCTCTTCTGAGGATTCTGGATTTTGTCAGGCAAAGGGCCAGAATTAGATTAAGTGCTTTTCATGTCAATCATATGCTTCGGGATGAGGCCAGGACTGAGCAGGATTTTGCTGTTCAGGAATGTTCCCGCCTTGGCATTCCCATCCAGTGGGTTGAAGTAGATGTCAGATCCTTTGCAAAGGCAGAAAAAATCGGAACTGAAGAAGCTGGAAGAAAACTTAGATATGAACATCTGCTCAAGGCTGCATCCCGGGATAATGCTGACTATATCCTGACGGGTCATCAATTGAATGATTTGGCTGAAGATATGGTTATGAGACTGTGCAGGGGAACAGGCTGGCCCGGTCTTGCAGGGATGTCCGGATTTGATCCAA
Coding sequences within it:
- a CDS encoding peptide-binding protein translates to MTLKHLMFGLIFFLILFFFGCDNTNQELTGNLQKDGEDGSKVQAFSDRTPDFGGRIIMGATGEPSNLIPPLASDSASSDINAHLYVAPLRYNKDIELVKWAAEELEIRDEGKKIFIRLKPGIRWFDGQELTAKDVLFTYEMMIDPATPTAYAQDYLAIKELRVLDRYSFEAVYDQPFARSLVTWALPILPRHVLEGEDLLDTRYSRNPVGAGPYRLHRWDAGRQLVLRANPDYFEGRPRIDEVVYRIVPDLATMFLELKSGNLDMMNLTPQQHLFQTVDDYWQRNFQKFSYLTSGYTYLGYNLRHPFFSSTRVRQALVHAIDKDEIVRGVLLGEGVPTIGPYMPGTWVYNDQIKDYPYDPQKALDILAEEGWTMNDRGVLEKDGTRFEFTILTNQGNDLRIRTATILQHRLAAIGIKVRIRTVEWATFIREFVDKGRFDAILLGWSTPQDPDMYNVWHSSQAVENGLNFIGFKNDRVDELLEKGRTSFDLEVRKTAYDEIQEILHYEQPYMFLFVSNALPVVQGRFTGIEPAPAGIMHNFRDWWVPRELQRFSLQPAMLK
- the tilS gene encoding tRNA lysidine(34) synthetase TilS produces the protein MYSKLQELPPKWARFCLNIQSCMEEMTGQPIKDSHLLIAFSAGPDSMALLRILDFVRQRARIRLSAFHVNHMLRDEARTEQDFAVQECSRLGIPIQWVEVDVRSFAKAEKIGTEEAGRKLRYEHLLKAASRDNADYILTGHQLNDLAEDMVMRLCRGTGWPGLAGMSGFDPKRKLLRPLILTPKQSILDFLDVIDQPYIKDPSNKEMSFLRNRVRHELIPLLENINPGFLKSASGLWKLGKIDTEYWDGQISQVKVVESGDGKWLPQESLLSLSQAARLRLYKDVLDRLGPGQVLLGNLLDLDRLWAKGDGNREVGFPGSKIARIVKKGILFEQNDIYPT